A window of Thermosipho affectus contains these coding sequences:
- a CDS encoding DUF5320 family protein codes for MPGFDGTGPFGTGPIGWRRGNCTLRATANGYMYGYGRGFGYGRGYGFGRGRGYGFSRRSFGWKNNFGYRRGFNRIW; via the coding sequence ATGCCTGGTTTTGATGGAACGGGCCCATTTGGAACAGGACCAATTGGTTGGAGAAGGGGAAATTGCACCTTAAGAGCTACAGCGAATGGATATATGTATGGTTATGGAAGAGGTTTTGGATATGGAAGAGGATATGGCTTTGGACGAGGAAGAGGGTATGGTTTTAGCAGAAGAAGCTTTGGATGGAAAAATAATTTCGGATATAGAAGAGGTTTTAACAGAATTTGGTAA
- a CDS encoding DUF5320 domain-containing protein translates to MRGFGRGFGRGYGRGFGYGRGYGRGFGYGRGYGFGRGWEDEEMYIRDEREMLLDYRDYLKSELEYVEKRLQELDSGR, encoded by the coding sequence ATGAGAGGGTTTGGCAGAGGGTTTGGAAGAGGCTATGGTAGAGGATTTGGATATGGAAGAGGGTATGGTAGAGGTTTTGGATACGGCAGAGGGTATGGTTTTGGAAGAGGCTGGGAAGATGAAGAAATGTACATACGTGATGAAAGAGAAATGCTTTTAGATTACAGAGACTATTTAAAAAGTGAATTAGAATACGTTGAAAAAAGATTGCAAGAACTAGATTCAGGGAGGTGA
- a CDS encoding NifB/NifX family molybdenum-iron cluster-binding protein encodes MLIAIPVIENKGEDSIISEHFGHAPYFAFIKVNENKIEEIKIEKNPYEEHGPGMIPEYIHKNGAKVLIVRGIGARAISFFEQYGIKVIRGASGSIKEIVTSFISGHIKDMEYKVKEKFHEH; translated from the coding sequence ATGCTAATTGCCATACCAGTAATTGAAAATAAAGGAGAAGACTCCATAATTTCAGAACACTTTGGGCATGCACCTTATTTTGCCTTTATCAAAGTAAATGAAAACAAGATAGAAGAAATAAAGATCGAGAAAAATCCATATGAAGAACATGGTCCAGGCATGATCCCTGAATACATTCACAAAAACGGTGCAAAAGTTTTAATAGTTCGCGGTATAGGAGCACGTGCTATTAGTTTTTTTGAGCAATACGGTATCAAGGTTATTAGAGGTGCATCTGGTAGCATCAAAGAAATTGTCACTTCATTCATATCAGGTCATATTAAAGATATGGAATATAAGGTAAAAGAAAAATTCCACGAGCACTAG